Proteins from one Pyrobaculum neutrophilum V24Sta genomic window:
- a CDS encoding 3-isopropylmalate dehydratase large subunit, whose amino-acid sequence MPTWTEYIFQRKLGRAPSPGDVVEVVPDLVGFHDLTGYHVLEVLESMGKVEVFDKGRVVVAFDHLSPPPTQRAAEIMVYIRKHVKALGLPNFYDVGGGILHQIILEKYAMPEYVIFAADSHTNTAGAVGAFAHGMGATDIAAALKLGRTWVVVPAPFRVDVRGEFPPGVMGKDVALHLLKQFGAEGFNGYSVEVFVERPKAFPMDDRATVANMSTEMGADALMFIPDEVTADYLQRERGVSYKPPSLEPGRYVDRYEVELQRLEPLVAAPYSVDNVKAAREVEGVEVDQVFIGSCTNGRLSDFEVAARVLKRGRAKARCIAIPASYAVFRRAMELGYIDVLTKAGCVVTYGTCGPCLGGHFGVAGPGEVVVTTSNRNFKGRVGHPDSKVYLANPATAAAAALEGKIVDPRPYLAP is encoded by the coding sequence ATGCCAACGTGGACTGAGTATATATTCCAGAGGAAGTTGGGGCGTGCGCCGTCTCCTGGCGACGTGGTGGAGGTTGTGCCAGACCTCGTGGGGTTCCACGATCTGACGGGGTACCACGTGTTGGAGGTGCTGGAGAGCATGGGCAAGGTGGAGGTTTTTGACAAGGGGAGGGTGGTGGTGGCGTTTGACCACCTGTCTCCTCCGCCGACGCAGAGAGCCGCCGAGATTATGGTCTACATAAGGAAGCACGTCAAAGCGCTGGGTCTTCCCAACTTCTACGACGTGGGAGGCGGCATCCTTCACCAGATAATCCTGGAGAAGTACGCGATGCCTGAGTACGTGATATTCGCCGCGGATTCGCACACAAACACGGCGGGGGCGGTGGGGGCCTTCGCCCACGGCATGGGGGCCACCGACATAGCGGCCGCCTTGAAGCTCGGCAGAACTTGGGTGGTGGTGCCGGCGCCGTTTAGGGTAGACGTGAGGGGGGAGTTTCCGCCGGGGGTCATGGGGAAGGACGTGGCCCTCCACCTCCTTAAGCAGTTCGGGGCGGAGGGCTTCAACGGCTACTCGGTGGAGGTCTTCGTCGAAAGGCCCAAGGCCTTCCCGATGGACGACAGAGCCACCGTTGCCAACATGTCTACCGAGATGGGGGCGGACGCCCTGATGTTTATCCCAGACGAAGTGACGGCCGACTATCTACAGCGCGAGAGAGGGGTCTCCTACAAGCCGCCGAGTTTAGAGCCGGGCAGATACGTGGATAGGTACGAGGTGGAGCTCCAGAGGTTGGAGCCGCTGGTCGCGGCGCCCTACAGCGTCGACAACGTAAAAGCGGCGAGGGAGGTCGAGGGGGTCGAGGTAGACCAGGTATTCATAGGGTCGTGCACCAACGGGAGGCTGAGCGACTTTGAGGTAGCCGCCAGAGTTCTAAAGAGGGGCAGGGCGAAGGCCAGGTGTATCGCGATACCCGCGAGCTACGCCGTGTTTAGACGCGCCATGGAGCTCGGCTACATAGACGTGTTGACGAAGGCCGGTTGCGTTGTAACCTACGGCACATGTGGGCCGTGTCTAGGGGGCCACTTCGGCGTGGCGGGGCCGGGCGAGGTGGTTGTGACCACGAGCAACCGCAACTTCAAGGGCAGGGTGGGGCACCCGGACTCCAAGGTCTACCTGGCCAACCCTGCCACGGCCGCCGCCGCCGCTCTCGAGGGCAAGATAGTGGACCCCCGCCCCTACCTAGCCCCTTAG
- the argF gene encoding ornithine carbamoyltransferase, producing MRHLLTLLEYRPHEVEQMLLLSRDFKTQNYGGGGYVQTFAGRIVLLYFEKPSTRTRLSLAAAAAQLGMQAVYVTPNELQLGRGETVADTMRVVSRYAAAVAARVYRHETLEEMARYSSIPVINALSDKHHPLQALADALTLWERAGRLRGLKIAFVGDVSNNVATSLAVIGAKLGWEVRLIGPRPLWNTKIIDELSQDLSTTGGRIYFAESIEEVAGVDGVYTDVWVSMGFEKEAEERRRLLKPYQVNRTVMELAGPRAVFLHCLPAHRGEEVTDDVIDGPQSAVWDQAENRMHTAKAVFAYLLRG from the coding sequence ATGAGACATCTGCTCACGTTGCTTGAGTATAGACCGCACGAGGTGGAGCAGATGCTCCTGCTTTCCCGGGACTTCAAGACGCAGAACTACGGGGGCGGCGGCTACGTCCAAACCTTCGCCGGCAGGATAGTGCTTCTCTACTTCGAGAAGCCAAGCACCAGGACCAGGCTTTCGCTTGCCGCCGCGGCGGCTCAGCTGGGGATGCAGGCGGTCTACGTCACGCCGAACGAGCTACAGCTGGGGCGGGGGGAGACGGTCGCGGACACCATGAGAGTCGTCTCTAGGTACGCCGCCGCGGTGGCGGCGAGGGTGTACAGGCATGAGACCCTTGAGGAGATGGCGAGGTACAGCTCCATACCTGTGATAAACGCCCTTTCCGACAAACACCACCCGCTTCAAGCGCTGGCGGACGCCCTAACCCTCTGGGAGAGGGCGGGTAGACTCCGGGGTCTGAAAATCGCCTTCGTGGGAGATGTCTCAAACAACGTGGCGACCAGCCTGGCGGTAATCGGCGCCAAGCTCGGCTGGGAGGTTAGGCTGATCGGGCCGCGGCCGCTGTGGAACACCAAGATAATAGACGAGCTCTCCCAAGATCTGTCTACGACCGGCGGCCGCATCTACTTCGCCGAGTCCATCGAAGAGGTGGCGGGGGTAGACGGCGTCTATACAGACGTCTGGGTCTCCATGGGCTTTGAAAAAGAGGCGGAGGAGAGGAGACGGCTCCTCAAACCGTATCAGGTAAACAGAACGGTGATGGAGCTGGCGGGCCCGAGGGCGGTCTTCCTCCACTGCCTCCCAGCCCACCGGGGGGAGGAGGTGACAGACGACGTAATCGACGGCCCTCAGTCGGCCGTGTGGGATCAAGCCGAAAATAGGATGCACACCGCCAAGGCCGTTTTCGCCTACCTCCTAAGGGGCTAG
- the lysS gene encoding homocitrate synthase: protein MILDSTLREGEQTPGVVFSEEWRVRIAKALSDIGVGMVEVGDPNVAPDIKSAIKKIVGLKKQGEIKSDIVVHSRAVKQDLETAASLEPDRVAVFYGVSDIHLKYKHKKSREEALQIIAEMVSLVKSHGVSVRFTAEDASRADLDYLVEVVKTAYQAGADRVSIADTVGVFTPDRAREVFAKIKAAVPGVKLDIHAHNDFGMAVANSLAAVEGGADVVHTTVNGLGERAGITPLQAFAAAYYYHKGVKLIKLEKLPEITAMVEAASGITIMPTFPIVGENVFTHKAGVHQAGVIANPETYEPIPPEVVGRTRDFSLDKYSGRRAIQYRLERMGISVPPEVVDKLVEEVKRINARRLRDDDLLEILEKITNTAYRARVNRHIEAYVWLKVANNVYTTSVARRVAAIKNVVSVAEVTGDYDIIVKVVAENTEELNQVIESIREVKGVHSTLTSLVLKELPTNAPLSQ from the coding sequence ATAATCCTCGACTCAACCCTTAGAGAAGGCGAGCAGACGCCCGGCGTCGTGTTCTCCGAGGAGTGGCGTGTTAGAATCGCGAAGGCTCTGTCCGACATCGGCGTCGGCATGGTGGAGGTTGGGGATCCCAACGTCGCCCCCGATATAAAGTCCGCGATTAAGAAGATCGTCGGCCTTAAGAAGCAGGGCGAGATTAAGAGCGACATCGTGGTACACAGCAGAGCCGTAAAGCAGGACCTGGAGACGGCCGCCTCTCTTGAGCCGGACCGCGTCGCCGTGTTCTACGGCGTTAGTGATATACATCTCAAGTACAAGCACAAGAAGTCCAGGGAGGAGGCCCTCCAGATAATCGCGGAGATGGTGTCGCTGGTGAAATCCCACGGTGTGTCCGTGAGGTTCACAGCCGAAGACGCCTCGCGGGCCGACCTCGACTACCTAGTCGAGGTTGTCAAGACCGCCTACCAAGCAGGCGCCGACCGGGTGAGCATAGCGGATACCGTCGGCGTCTTCACGCCGGATCGCGCCAGGGAGGTCTTCGCGAAGATAAAGGCGGCTGTGCCGGGGGTGAAGCTGGACATCCACGCCCACAACGACTTCGGGATGGCCGTGGCCAACAGCTTGGCGGCTGTAGAAGGAGGGGCCGACGTGGTTCACACCACCGTAAACGGCCTTGGGGAGAGGGCTGGGATCACCCCGCTACAGGCCTTCGCAGCCGCCTACTACTACCACAAGGGCGTGAAGTTGATCAAACTTGAGAAGCTCCCCGAGATAACCGCCATGGTGGAGGCGGCCAGCGGCATAACCATCATGCCGACTTTCCCCATAGTCGGCGAAAACGTCTTCACGCACAAGGCAGGTGTCCACCAAGCCGGCGTAATCGCCAACCCGGAGACGTATGAGCCCATACCGCCGGAGGTGGTCGGCAGAACCCGGGACTTCTCTCTGGATAAATACAGCGGGAGGAGGGCCATACAGTACAGACTCGAGCGCATGGGCATCTCGGTGCCGCCCGAGGTGGTGGATAAGCTTGTGGAGGAGGTAAAGCGTATAAACGCGAGGAGGCTCAGAGACGACGACCTTCTGGAGATACTGGAGAAGATCACCAACACGGCATATAGGGCGAGGGTAAATAGGCACATCGAGGCCTACGTGTGGCTTAAGGTAGCCAACAACGTCTACACAACCTCCGTAGCCCGTAGAGTCGCAGCGATAAAAAACGTCGTGTCTGTGGCGGAGGTCACGGGAGACTACGACATAATCGTGAAGGTGGTGGCCGAAAACACGGAGGAGCTAAACCAAGTAATCGAAAGCATAAGAGAGGTGAAGGGAGTCCACTCCACCCTCACGAGCCTAGTGCTCAAGGAGTTGCCCACCAACGCGCCTCTGTCACAATAA
- a CDS encoding phosphoadenosine phosphosulfate reductase family protein, with translation MRLFWCEELNLPVLDPRAAADRCGSFTPVYITEPADPRPAFPQDIESIRRAVAYELGDEGLGAALIPSDEVVLLNKIPGYADQADEVVVRGRVVGHRFYDVLERRWRFRPLYEAVSTILKERRGYWAVVDMSELPEGYDIHPERVVEGNLPTEKYRHVAISTRDGRVHGVAKLFRGRRLHVVKSWRARPPLPPGRPSSLREAAELNRVHIERLAEEAVRFVREVAERYGKPVVVSYSGGKDSLVALDVVAKSGVKFSVFFNDTGLEPPETYENIKKIEERYGVEVVVGSAGDRFWKAIKLFGPPARDYRWCCKVIKLGPTTEALKSRFPQGYVSIVGQRGAESFQRAKTPRVSRSKWVAGSIVAAPLQSWTALEVWLYIVLNGLPYNRAYERGFDRLGCVVCPANELAELDMVASSYPEIYSRMEVELKSRFSDEEVKMGLWRWRGKIPGDMARWVKRERGAELPVRVKKTEGGVAVEMDAEPDPHTLPELLKMLDKAAGRKSPVKVEGGGGLWRISAQDPRLALDAAALVVRAAICGDCDLCVHWCPTGALRRTGPGRRFEVDEKRCVGCLLCSSACPAAQYLVYRA, from the coding sequence GTGCGCCTCTTCTGGTGCGAAGAGCTGAATCTTCCGGTGCTGGACCCCAGGGCGGCCGCGGATAGATGCGGGAGCTTCACGCCTGTATACATCACGGAGCCGGCGGACCCAAGGCCGGCTTTCCCGCAGGATATCGAATCGATAAGGCGGGCTGTCGCGTATGAGCTGGGGGACGAGGGGCTTGGGGCTGCGCTGATACCGAGTGACGAGGTTGTGTTGTTGAACAAGATCCCCGGCTACGCAGATCAGGCAGACGAGGTCGTGGTGAGGGGGAGGGTGGTGGGGCATAGGTTCTACGACGTCTTAGAGCGCCGGTGGAGGTTCAGGCCGCTGTACGAGGCGGTCTCCACGATCTTGAAGGAGAGGCGGGGCTACTGGGCCGTAGTGGATATGTCCGAGCTACCGGAGGGCTACGACATACATCCGGAGAGGGTGGTGGAGGGCAACCTCCCCACGGAGAAGTATAGACACGTGGCTATTTCCACAAGAGACGGCAGAGTGCACGGGGTCGCCAAGCTGTTTCGGGGCCGCCGGCTACATGTGGTGAAGTCGTGGAGGGCCCGCCCCCCGTTGCCGCCCGGCAGACCGTCCAGCTTAAGAGAGGCCGCTGAGCTAAACAGGGTACATATAGAAAGGCTGGCGGAGGAGGCCGTCCGCTTCGTCCGAGAGGTGGCTGAGAGGTACGGGAAGCCCGTGGTGGTGTCTTACTCAGGCGGCAAAGACAGCCTAGTGGCTCTTGACGTAGTGGCGAAAAGCGGCGTGAAGTTCAGCGTGTTTTTCAACGACACGGGGCTGGAGCCGCCGGAGACCTATGAAAACATAAAGAAGATCGAGGAGCGCTACGGCGTAGAGGTGGTCGTGGGGTCCGCCGGCGATAGGTTCTGGAAGGCTATAAAGCTCTTCGGGCCGCCGGCCAGGGACTACAGGTGGTGTTGTAAGGTCATAAAGCTGGGCCCCACCACGGAGGCCCTCAAGAGCCGGTTTCCCCAGGGCTACGTCAGCATCGTGGGCCAGAGAGGCGCCGAGTCGTTCCAGAGAGCTAAAACGCCTAGGGTATCGCGGAGCAAGTGGGTGGCCGGCTCCATAGTGGCGGCGCCTCTGCAGAGCTGGACAGCGCTTGAGGTGTGGCTCTACATCGTCCTCAACGGCCTCCCCTACAACCGCGCCTACGAGCGCGGCTTCGACAGACTCGGTTGCGTCGTGTGTCCAGCCAACGAGCTGGCGGAGCTGGACATGGTGGCCTCCAGCTACCCTGAGATATACAGCAGGATGGAGGTGGAGCTCAAGAGCCGCTTCTCCGACGAGGAGGTGAAGATGGGCTTGTGGAGGTGGCGCGGCAAGATACCCGGGGACATGGCCAGATGGGTCAAGAGGGAGAGGGGGGCCGAGCTACCAGTTAGGGTGAAAAAGACCGAAGGCGGCGTGGCGGTGGAGATGGACGCCGAGCCCGACCCACACACCCTGCCGGAGCTTCTGAAGATGCTGGACAAGGCCGCCGGCAGGAAGAGCCCAGTGAAGGTGGAGGGGGGAGGAGGCCTCTGGAGGATCTCGGCACAGGACCCCCGGCTTGCGCTGGACGCCGCCGCCCTCGTGGTGCGGGCCGCCATATGCGGCGACTGCGACCTATGCGTCCACTGGTGCCCCACGGGGGCGCTGAGGAGGACAGGCCCGGGGAGGAGGTTCGAGGTAGACGAGAAGAGGTGCGTCGGGTGCCTCCTCTGTAGCTCCGCGTGCCCCGCCGCCCAGTACCTAGTTTACAGGGCATGA
- a CDS encoding archaemetzincin family Zn-dependent metalloprotease, which translates to MKPRLYIYAPSHIRPVDVPEFAAVWETAEVEIEEFLDRSRGQCRADEAVKKLAQRGQKPAVYVLDCDGYYPGFNYVFGLAAPELKTAVVFTARLRPALFESRLAKEITHEAGHLYGLGHCVNPRCVMYFNSIYDTDAKGVHFCETCRRKLRG; encoded by the coding sequence ATGAAGCCCCGCCTCTACATATACGCGCCGTCCCACATAAGGCCCGTGGATGTGCCCGAGTTCGCCGCCGTCTGGGAAACGGCCGAGGTGGAGATAGAGGAGTTCCTAGACAGGTCAAGGGGCCAGTGTAGAGCAGACGAGGCCGTTAAGAAGCTGGCGCAGAGGGGCCAGAAACCCGCGGTGTACGTCCTAGACTGCGACGGCTACTACCCCGGCTTCAACTACGTGTTTGGGCTAGCGGCTCCTGAGCTGAAGACGGCCGTGGTCTTCACGGCGAGGTTGCGCCCAGCCCTCTTCGAGAGCAGGCTGGCTAAGGAAATAACCCACGAGGCCGGCCACCTCTACGGTCTCGGCCACTGCGTCAACCCCCGTTGCGTCATGTACTTCAACAGCATATACGACACCGACGCGAAGGGGGTGCACTTCTGCGAGACCTGCAGGAGAAAACTCCGGGGCTAG
- a CDS encoding FMN-binding glutamate synthase family protein gives MQHIVVRTYIEPAKHLVPEFWEEEKIRLIRRMAETGQPALEGVTPAKVGRILDRAVFKDLRPSDLKEALTKADKLDVDTGIDFFGTRLEIPIYVGDMSFGALSGNPNIAIAKAVTEVGAVAGIGEGGLHPEIAKYRNIVVQWASARFGMDMALLRAGLAVNIKIGQGAKPGIGGHLPGRKVVDIIAQLRKIPVGSEALSPAPHHDIYSIEDLAQRVKALRDLTGKPVLVKVAAVNKIHFVAVGVGRSTAEGIIIDGAGAGTGATPIVARDHLGIPIDYAVPVVDMWLRRDGTRGGLIMIAGGMLYSPMDVAKIVAMGADMANMGTAALMAMGCILCHACHTGGCPTALTNMIGSGKVLDVEWGSRLLANYLTAVGKGLKAILYALGMSSLRELVGRRDLLEVYNVDEKVAETLGLDLAQPGDVAWLDGTARAVVQREYYEEGRPPIIGMGGVVPGYTSPARRPLDLLRIEAAQVTHPSVDPYREELEVDVWIGGERYYTPVVVPAIDEAAVYAAAALGAPIYGGDCRGFRCINEGATVVAPQEAAEVDGGVVVIDETKGGGLLEEAVARLDLQLRRRGTRDRTYIVAVGRLYNGGDIYKLAALGADLVCPLGIFEHVHQRVRNLDLRSRMVKFENVITALTKELRLLMGANGVTNYFHTLVGNRDLLRSLDGKIAQRLGVEVAGR, from the coding sequence GTGCAACATATAGTGGTGCGGACATATATAGAGCCGGCGAAGCACCTAGTCCCCGAGTTCTGGGAAGAGGAGAAAATTAGGCTGATTAGGCGGATGGCCGAGACGGGGCAGCCGGCCTTGGAGGGGGTCACGCCGGCTAAGGTTGGAAGAATCCTCGACAGAGCCGTCTTCAAGGACCTAAGGCCGTCGGACCTCAAGGAGGCTTTGACGAAGGCGGATAAACTCGACGTAGATACGGGCATCGACTTCTTCGGAACCCGCCTCGAGATACCTATCTACGTCGGCGATATGTCCTTCGGCGCGTTGAGCGGGAACCCCAACATAGCTATCGCGAAGGCGGTTACCGAGGTGGGGGCCGTGGCCGGCATAGGGGAGGGAGGCCTCCACCCGGAGATCGCGAAGTACCGCAATATCGTGGTGCAGTGGGCCTCCGCCCGCTTTGGCATGGACATGGCCCTGCTGAGGGCGGGGCTTGCGGTGAACATCAAGATCGGCCAGGGCGCCAAGCCCGGCATCGGCGGCCATCTGCCCGGGAGGAAGGTGGTCGACATCATCGCCCAGCTTAGGAAGATACCGGTTGGGAGCGAGGCGCTTTCCCCAGCGCCGCACCACGACATATACTCCATCGAGGATCTGGCCCAGAGGGTTAAAGCCCTTAGGGATCTCACGGGGAAGCCCGTCCTCGTGAAGGTGGCCGCCGTCAACAAGATACACTTCGTGGCGGTGGGGGTTGGGAGATCCACCGCGGAGGGCATAATCATAGACGGGGCGGGGGCGGGGACCGGGGCGACGCCCATCGTGGCGAGGGATCACTTGGGCATACCGATAGACTACGCCGTGCCCGTGGTAGACATGTGGCTTAGGAGAGATGGGACTCGCGGGGGGCTGATCATGATAGCCGGCGGCATGTTGTACAGCCCGATGGACGTCGCGAAGATAGTGGCCATGGGGGCAGACATGGCCAACATGGGAACGGCGGCGTTGATGGCCATGGGGTGTATACTGTGCCACGCGTGCCACACCGGCGGCTGCCCCACGGCTTTGACAAACATGATAGGCTCTGGGAAAGTCCTAGACGTCGAGTGGGGGAGCCGGCTCCTCGCCAACTACCTCACCGCGGTTGGGAAAGGCCTCAAGGCCATCCTCTACGCCCTCGGCATGTCGAGCCTCAGGGAGCTGGTGGGTAGGAGGGACCTCCTGGAGGTCTACAACGTAGACGAGAAGGTGGCCGAGACCCTCGGCCTTGACCTAGCCCAGCCGGGGGACGTGGCTTGGCTGGACGGGACGGCGAGGGCGGTGGTGCAGAGGGAGTACTACGAGGAGGGGAGGCCGCCGATAATAGGGATGGGGGGCGTGGTGCCGGGGTACACAAGCCCCGCCAGGAGGCCTCTGGACCTCCTCCGCATAGAGGCGGCGCAGGTGACCCACCCGTCGGTGGATCCCTACAGGGAGGAGCTGGAGGTGGACGTGTGGATAGGCGGCGAGAGGTACTACACGCCTGTGGTTGTCCCAGCTATAGACGAGGCCGCTGTCTACGCAGCCGCGGCCCTCGGCGCGCCTATATACGGCGGGGACTGCCGCGGCTTCAGATGTATAAACGAGGGCGCTACGGTGGTGGCGCCTCAAGAGGCCGCGGAGGTGGACGGCGGCGTCGTGGTGATAGATGAGACAAAAGGCGGCGGGTTGCTGGAGGAGGCCGTGGCTCGGCTGGATCTCCAGCTGAGGAGGCGGGGGACGAGAGACAGGACCTACATAGTTGCGGTGGGGAGGCTGTACAACGGCGGGGATATATACAAGCTGGCCGCTCTAGGGGCCGACCTGGTGTGCCCCCTCGGCATATTTGAGCACGTCCACCAGAGGGTGCGAAACCTCGACCTGAGGTCTAGGATGGTGAAGTTCGAAAACGTGATCACGGCGTTGACAAAGGAGCTGAGGCTCCTCATGGGGGCAAACGGAGTTACGAACTACTTCCACACCCTAGTCGGCAACAGAGATCTGCTGAGGTCTCTAGACGGCAAGATAGCTCAGCGGCTGGGCGTAGAGGTGGCCGGCAGATAG